The segment TTTCGGCAAGAACCTTGAATTAAAGAGCAACGGAAATTATATTGTTGCTCCTCCCTCTGTAATAAACAATTACCGCTATACCTATGAAATTCCATTAAGCAGAATACTCCCTGTTCCTGATAAGCTTATTAATACTAATACTGCTGATGACAAATTATCAAAAAAGAATATAATATTTAAAATACCAAAATACCACGGGCATAAAATGGACTGTATAAGACAGATATTAAAAAGAGATCTAAAAGAAGGGGAGAGGAATAACGGCTTATTTATTCTTTATAATCTCCTGATTCAGAATAAAAACTCCAGGGAATATGCCAGAAAGATCGTAGAGAAGAAAAACAGAAACCTGGCTAATCCGTTGACGGATCTTGAGCTTAAGAAGATCTACAGGAAATCTTACCGTTACGGATGCAGCGGAATCAGGAAGAAACTTCCTTATGTCAGATGTGAGAACTGTACCTATCGGTTCAGGGGAGGGCAATTAAGCGGGAGTAATATTCTTATTAAAAGTATGAGATTATTGCCTGAATTGACCAGCACCCAGCGGAGCATTCTTTGCCTTTTAGGAACTGTTTTTGACGGTGAATATCCCTCGATATACAAGATTGCAAAAATAGCAAGGATGAACTCTGCTACAGTTAAAAAAGCAATCAGGGTATTAAAAGAAAAGCATATTATTGATTATTCTCTTTACAATTGACAAATACAAAAAACCGTTCACTTTTTAATGGTCAAATTCTATATTTTTCAACGATTTCCGAATGAAAAAAGCGACTATTATACTGTATTAGTATTAGTATTGGTAATTTAAGTGTTTATTTCCTCTTTTCTCTGCATTAATCTTTCCTGTCTGAAACACTCTCTTTCCCTATAACCCTCTTTTGCATTTGAGGCGATTCAGGAAACAAAAAAGGACAGCCGGGAAACAGAAAAGAAACTTTTTACCCTCTCTTTTTTTGCCTGAAAAAAAAGATATAAGTGGCTTGTCTGAAGGACCGGCTGCCCTCATATTTATAATAGCATAAGCGGTATCTAAAATTAAAGCTAAGCATATTATGATAGTTTTTTTAGCCAAGATTTTTATCCAGGATTCCCTGAATGTAAAACAGGGAATCTTCATGAATCTTCAGATAATCTACCCAGGTCTCCATCCTTTACTTACAAGAAAAGATGCCTGATAGGCTTTCCCTCTATCAGACCTCGTTTCTTTGTTTATAACTAGGTTATTTAGGTAATAAAATATTGTAAAAACAAATATTGGGTGATAAAGAAAAGAAATATTCCCAAAAATGACCTGTACAATATTATTACTACATCTTGATCCATTTCATATTGATTAATTTATAAGTACCGGCTTCTCTTCCATTTGCATCATAAAAACTTTTAAACCCCACATATTCATACTCAAAAGACGGATAAGTACCTTCTTTATAATATCCTATGGATTGCCCACTATAAATATCAACATCTGCACCGATTGTTATTGATTTTAGAGGATTACCACCAAATACGTACTCATCAATAAAGTTGATACTATCAGGAATGGTAATAACTGTTAAGGAATTACCATAAAATGCATAGCTTCCAATGGATATAACACTATCAGGGATAGTTAATAAATGAAGGTCATTATTAATACATGCATAACTCCCAATGGTCGTGATGGTATCCGGTAAAACAACTGATCTTATCCATGTGTAAAGTCCTGATGAATCAAAAGCTTTATGTCCAATATGTTCTACCGGTATCCCATTAATGGTTGGAGGTATAACAATATCATCACCATAAGGGTTCCCATCACCAGTACCATTGTCATAACTGGTAATCGTTCTGGTTTCTTCATCAAAGGTAAAATACTCCTCCGGTGTGGGAGATGGGTTGTTGGGTAACAGTAGACCGTAATCACACAGTTGACATCCGATAGTGAACAATGAAGTGATAAAAAGTAACAACAGCAAAAAAATTTGTTTTTTCATATTTTTTCTCCTTTTTTCTTTCAAAACAAAACCATAACTTGTTTTTGTTTGGCATAATAGTTATTCTGCTTTAATCCATGTG is part of the Atribacterota bacterium genome and harbors:
- a CDS encoding bifunctional DNA primase/polymerase, producing MDYIHGIINNYLENGYSLIPVDKEKRPCIYWKKYQYRKATIKDILNWHIQFDTLNVGIVTGRISRLAVIDVDDLSLLPELEERIPEINETTRVRTSRGYHYYFSLNRQNIRSTSRLFGKNLELKSNGNYIVAPPSVINNYRYTYEIPLSRILPVPDKLINTNTADDKLSKKNIIFKIPKYHGHKMDCIRQILKRDLKEGERNNGLFILYNLLIQNKNSREYARKIVEKKNRNLANPLTDLELKKIYRKSYRYGCSGIRKKLPYVRCENCTYRFRGGQLSGSNILIKSMRLLPELTSTQRSILCLLGTVFDGEYPSIYKIAKIARMNSATVKKAIRVLKEKHIIDYSLYN
- a CDS encoding leucine-rich repeat domain-containing protein; the encoded protein is MKKQIFLLLLLFITSLFTIGCQLCDYGLLLPNNPSPTPEEYFTFDEETRTITSYDNGTGDGNPYGDDIVIPPTINGIPVEHIGHKAFDSSGLYTWIRSVVLPDTITTIGSYACINNDLHLLTIPDSVISIGSYAFYGNSLTVITIPDSINFIDEYVFGGNPLKSITIGADVDIYSGQSIGYYKEGTYPSFEYEYVGFKSFYDANGREAGTYKLINMKWIKM